In the Syntrophus gentianae genome, CTGAGGGGTTGGAGACAAGGGTTTGATGTCACCTTGCTCCGGACCAACAAACACCATGCCTTTTTTGCGATCATCCAGGTATATTTCCACAACCGAGGCCTTGATCTGCTTCTGCCGCTGCTGCACCAGCGTTTTCAGATAGTCTACCCTTTCTCCTTCATTGAGTTGATTTTCCATGATATCGGCGCTCAACTGGCCGGCATGATACTTGGCATTTTCTTCATACTGCCGGTAATAGATCTGGGCAACTTCCAGAGTTTTGTTCAGGGCGTCGCCCACTCTCACATTGAACCAGTTGTCAATACTGAAGGACAAAAAGTTACCCGCCACCAGGAAAAGAAGGATGGTGGGAATGAGAGAAAGGCAGACAAAAGCCGCCACCAGCTTCGTCCTCATTTTTGACCCGACAACCCCCTGCCGTCTTTCAAAAACGAGTTTCACAACATTCCGGATAATGAGAAAGATCAGCAGGATAATCAAAATGATATTGATGTTGATCAGACCGAAAATCAGGATATTGTTCGACTCGGGAAGCAGGTACTCTTCGTGAAACAGGGAATGTTCAATAAAAGAGAAGCCGATGATGAACAGCACCGTTACAGCAATCAGGATGAGATCGCGACGCCTCCTGTTTCTTTCCTCGGGTCCGAGCGGTATGCGGTTATTCTTTTTCATTTTTGCAGGCGAAAAGGCTGGACATGCCAGTCTGTCTCAAAATCCCGAAAAGATAAAAATATCCTGAGAAATTCCGCATAAAAGGGTAAGCGGTAATTCTCCCATTCGAGTTTGATGCGCGCGTAGTAATTCTGATCTTTGTTCAGATTCCTGATGTTTATGATGGGGACGCCATTGATCTCAGCCACCGCGAGTCTGGCCGTCTCAAATTCCTGAAAGCTCTCTGTCGTTCTCGGAAACGTTGAAGTCACAAAGAAGGTTTTCTTTACCTGATTGTACTTGATGTTCTTTATCACCTCAAGCTGCACCAGTCTTTCATCAACCCAGAACTCTTTATCCCGATAGAACTCTATTTTAAAAGAAAACGTCGTGGAAACACCGGCAAGGATTGCCTTTTCAATATCCGGTGAAAAACGGGACACTCTGGCATAGGCCAGCACATTCATCTTGTCGTTCGTAACCAGCACATCCTGTATCTTCATCCCTTCGGAATTATTACTCGCAACCAGGTGATAAAGGAAAGGGGCGAGAAATAAAACAAGGACGGCCATCAATAGGATTGGAATTTTACTTTTCATGATTTTCTACTTCATTTTCTTCTTCGAATCTTGAACTTCGTCCGGAATAAAAAGCTTTCCTTAGTAAGGTACGGTCAAAAGGAATTTTCCATGTTCGTTTCTAACAGGATTGACACTCCCGTGCAACTTCCTTTTAAGGGACGGGATGTTTCAGATTCTTCATAATTCTAATGAGGAATTGCCCATTTTCGGCATCTTCTCTCTCAAAGGATATTTGTTCCGCTTCATAAAGATTATATTCTTTAACCATAAGCTGCTTGCGGATTTCCAGCGAATTTAAAACGGACTCTCTGGCATTCCTTGTGGCAAAGGTCAAAATCATTTCACAAGCCGGCTCCAGATCGATTGCCTTCCAGAAAATTATTTCCGTATCCATATTCCTTTCCATTTCTTTCAAAGCGTTGAAATATTCCTCGCCATGCAGCAACGCAAGCTTACCGTAAAAATAAAAAAATGTAAGAAATTAATTTCTCGAAATCCGCAGAAGATCACCCGCAGAAGAGTCCGGAAAATTTTCCTTGAAAATAGAACAAATGTTCTATTTAATAAACTTGCGGACCGGAGCAAAGGCTCCGCACTAAACATCTGCCGGATTCCTGCCGGGACATCGGTCCCTGGGGAGGGTTTCCGGGACGGCAGGGAAATATGATGAACG is a window encoding:
- a CDS encoding DUF4390 domain-containing protein, with translation MKSKIPILLMAVLVLFLAPFLYHLVASNNSEGMKIQDVLVTNDKMNVLAYARVSRFSPDIEKAILAGVSTTFSFKIEFYRDKEFWVDERLVQLEVIKNIKYNQVKKTFFVTSTFPRTTESFQEFETARLAVAEINGVPIINIRNLNKDQNYYARIKLEWENYRLPFYAEFLRIFLSFRDFETDWHVQPFRLQK